tccccattttttaatatagtaattaatttttttttctctaaccaaaaaaaaaaaaaaaaaacagattgaaagtattcatgaaaaacaaaaaataaaaattacaGCTACAACTGGTGTAGCTGCTGCCAATggtctttattattatctgaaATATGTGACAAATAGTTCGATATCATGGTCTGGTGATCAGAttaacatcaacattgatgatataCCACCAATGATTGATCATACAATTGAAATGACAATACGTGAAAAGTAATTgacggattttttttattaatattattttaaatgttttttttttaattgctTGTCTAATTACATAATAGATTCCGTTATTATCAAAATGCTTGTACAACATCATATTCAATGGTTTGGTGGCAATGGAATCGATGGCAACGTGAATTGGATTGGATGGCATTACATGGTATCAATTTGGCTTTAGCATTCAATGGCCAAGAAATTGTTTATCGTCGTACATTTCAACGATTTAATTTAACTATTGAAGagattgatgaatattttactGGACCAGCATATTTAGCATGGAATCGTATGGGAAATATTCAAACATGGTCTGGACCATTATCTGAACATTGgcatcaacatcaaacaaaattgcaGCGAAAAATTCTCAAACGAATGCGAGAATTAGGAATGTATCCAGTTGTACCAGGTTTTTCCGGACATGTACCACGTGCATTTCGACGAAAATTTCCtttgacaaaaatgaatcgtTTAGCCAATTGGAATCATTTTGGAGCGAATTATAGCCAGTACGAGaatttcgattcgatttttgcTATTATTACCctaatttttttgcttgtttgtttagGACTTATTTTCTTGAACCTGAAGATCCTTATTTCATCGAAATtggaaaaacatttattgaagaatatattgaaatgtATGGAACtgatcatttttataataTCGATATGTTTGTGGAAGAAACACCATCATCTAGGAATCTATTGTATCTTCGAAAATGTGGTAAAGGTGTTTATGAAAGTATCCGTCGAGCTGATCCAGAAGGAATTTGGTTACTGCAAGGAtatccattcaattcattgtaTGATAAATTTTGGGGTCCAAAACAAGTAAAAGCATTAGTTACAGCTGTACCATCGAAtaagatgataattttggaCAATATTGCCGAAGTTATACCGATCTATCCACAAACCGATGGTTATTTCGGGCAACCATTTATCTGGTGTATACTACATAATTATGGCGGTGTTAATGGAATGTTTGGatcattgaatcgaattaATCAGCATGGAGTTTTCGATGCACGTAATCAATATCCAAATATGTTGGGTATAGGTGTCGCACCGGAAGgtattgaacaaaatgatatcGTATATGATTATATGTTAGAAGTACCATGGTATGATCAACCACCAAATCAATCTGAATGGTTTTCACGATATTCCCAACGTCGATATGGTATCGAAGATCAACATTTAGATCATGCATGGCAATTATTACGGAAATCGGTCTATTATGATCCAATTGGCATTAAAAATCATGGTCGATATAGTTTCATATCTAGACCTCGTccacattcacattcaatgcTTTGGTATGATCCACGCAATGTTTCTAATGCTTTACGTTTATTCAGCAAATATCTGGAGAAAAATCCTAAAATCATATATCGATCCGATACATTTGTACATGATTTGGTTGATATATCTCGACAAACATTGCAgctaatttttgattatcactATAAAATAATAGATAATGCATTCGAACAGCGGCAACAAATTGCAATTTTATATGAATCGATAAATCAACTTAAAAATGTTCTCGATTTGACCGAATCCATTCTTCAATCATGTCAACATTGTCTACTATATAATTGGATTCATGATGCACGATTATTAGGCAATGATACggatgaaaaagattttaaTGAATGGCAAGCACGAACACAGATTTCCATATGGGGACCACAATCTAATGTAagtaaattttgttttttaatgtttttttttcttttaattacATCTCTTGTAGATTGCAAATTATGCTGCCAAACAATGGTCTGGTATGTTTCATTACCTATTCAAACCACGATGGGAGTTATTCTTTACCGAAATCATCGATTGTTTAACTCATAATCGAACTTATAAGGGTAAAGAATTTCGTAGGAAATTATTCGAAACGATTGATTTACCATTTACGTATCAAAAAGctgaacaacaagaattggTGAAAAAAGCAAACGGTAAGTTTGCGTCATATTTTTAAcgaattgattttaatcaaaatgaatttcactttttttcttattaagTTTATAATCTTATCTCTAACGTTGATTCAGTGATCACTATGGCTGccaaatcgatcgatttacaatcaaattttaaatattaTTACAATGATACTGAAAGATGgttagaatgatgattgatcattgataataatcattttgttttcggcTAATAATTTGGGAGTTTTCCATTTATTAATCAGTCATTTGCGATTCACA
This is a stretch of genomic DNA from Dermatophagoides farinae isolate YC_2012a chromosome 2, ASM2471394v1, whole genome shotgun sequence. It encodes these proteins:
- the LOC124497133 gene encoding alpha-N-acetylglucosaminidase-like, which encodes MATMMNNGTIILILFSIVLLNLLFPFTNLFYTELNVNIQPQRLLLQNNNNDDDDHGFHHHSNIIIRHNRSSQFFYDRLRYKKLLNIRPRISDRIQSDNIENLVKRLLPQHYKYFIIIVDHHFIDDNGGGGYLDRFKIESIHEKQKIKITATTGVAAANGLYYYLKYVTNSSISWSGDQININIDDIPPMIDHTIEMTIREKFRYYQNACTTSYSMVWWQWNRWQRELDWMALHGINLALAFNGQEIVYRRTFQRFNLTIEEIDEYFTGPAYLAWNRMGNIQTWSGPLSEHWHQHQTKLQRKILKRMRELGMYPVVPGFSGHVPRAFRRKFPLTKMNRLANWNHFGANYSQTYFLEPEDPYFIEIGKTFIEEYIEMYGTDHFYNIDMFVEETPSSRNLLYLRKCGKGVYESIRRADPEGIWLLQGYPFNSLYDKFWGPKQVKALVTAVPSNKMIILDNIAEVIPIYPQTDGYFGQPFIWCILHNYGGVNGMFGSLNRINQHGVFDARNQYPNMLGIGVAPEGIEQNDIVYDYMLEVPWYDQPPNQSEWFSRYSQRRYGIEDQHLDHAWQLLRKSVYYDPIGIKNHGRYSFISRPRPHSHSMLWYDPRNVSNALRLFSKYLEKNPKIIYRSDTFVHDLVDISRQTLQLIFDYHYKIIDNAFEQRQQIAILYESINQLKNVLDLTESILQSCQHCLLYNWIHDARLLGNDTDEKDFNEWQARTQISIWGPQSNIANYAAKQWSGMFHYLFKPRWELFFTEIIDCLTHNRTYKGKEFRRKLFETIDLPFTYQKAEQQELVKKANVYNLISNVDSVITMAAKSIDLQSNFKYYYNDTERWLE